In the genome of Hyphomonas sp. Mor2, one region contains:
- a CDS encoding helix-turn-helix domain-containing protein, with product MKPMTIGRLSKAADVKVTTIRYYESIGLMGTPDRSESGQRLYGEAAVQRLSFIRHARDLGFPMEAIRDLIELQTEPDQNCSAVDSIARQQLADVRKRLNQLEALEAELKRMIASCEGGNVGNCRVMAALNDHGACLSESHDRLQPM from the coding sequence ATGAAACCCATGACAATTGGTCGACTGTCAAAGGCCGCTGACGTCAAGGTTACGACAATCCGGTACTATGAGTCTATTGGTCTAATGGGGACACCCGACCGGAGTGAAAGTGGTCAAAGGCTATATGGCGAGGCGGCGGTTCAACGTCTTTCTTTCATAAGGCATGCGCGTGATCTTGGCTTCCCAATGGAAGCGATACGCGACCTGATCGAACTGCAGACAGAGCCTGATCAGAATTGTTCTGCGGTAGATTCAATTGCTCGGCAGCAACTCGCCGACGTGCGCAAACGGCTCAATCAGCTAGAGGCCCTTGAAGCAGAGCTCAAGCGGATGATCGCTTCTTGTGAAGGCGGCAACGTTGGGAACTGTAGAGTAATGGCAGCGCTTAATGATCATGGCGCGTGTCTGAGCGAGTCACATGATCGATTACAGCCAATGTAA
- a CDS encoding TolC family protein has translation MLLVFRGAAAALVWAVAANGANAAPCGGTNIGESFIESGTPLTLAAVIGEVRRASPAVIAEALEANALGADADQAARSLNPSITLELENFSGSGALAGLDQTETTVAVEQTFRLGGKRVLGERAARARQALATAECTVILREAELQAALLFVDLMAAYELRELATESADLSDKLAMTVARRVDAGAAAPPELSRARADSATLRASAAGVQAEIDARRFALASLWGDSDPQFGTPVSEQITLPAGPEDSVSGNPRLNAADAAQRARDAETALARSAALPDVTVSAGFRRFEETGDEAFVAGVSVPLPLFDRGKDQARASSFRADAASLNRRVVEQRLLSEQRSAVAARRAAQARLDILVRDVLPEAESAYASAERGYEVGRFDLTTTLNARAVLLETQLAVIEAERAVLSEDIRLRALIGAAPFDGGLQ, from the coding sequence ATGTTACTTGTATTTCGGGGCGCCGCTGCGGCCCTGGTGTGGGCGGTCGCAGCAAATGGTGCAAATGCCGCGCCGTGTGGTGGGACCAACATCGGCGAAAGTTTTATCGAAAGTGGAACACCCCTGACGCTTGCTGCTGTGATCGGGGAAGTGCGCCGCGCCAGTCCAGCTGTTATCGCTGAAGCGCTCGAAGCTAACGCTCTCGGAGCGGATGCGGATCAAGCTGCTCGCTCATTGAATCCCAGCATCACGCTGGAACTAGAAAACTTTTCCGGGAGTGGGGCACTCGCTGGTCTCGACCAAACGGAAACAACTGTTGCGGTCGAGCAGACGTTCAGACTTGGTGGGAAACGTGTTCTCGGCGAACGCGCAGCGAGAGCTCGTCAAGCTCTAGCGACCGCGGAATGCACGGTGATTTTGCGCGAGGCCGAACTCCAGGCCGCACTCCTCTTCGTTGACCTTATGGCCGCTTACGAATTGCGCGAACTGGCGACTGAGAGTGCAGATTTGTCCGACAAACTTGCGATGACGGTTGCGCGTCGGGTTGATGCGGGAGCAGCGGCACCACCTGAGCTCTCGCGTGCCAGAGCGGACTCTGCAACGCTGCGAGCAAGCGCGGCGGGAGTGCAAGCGGAGATCGACGCACGTCGCTTCGCGCTTGCTTCTCTTTGGGGAGACTCTGATCCACAGTTTGGGACACCGGTTTCAGAACAAATAACCCTGCCAGCCGGACCTGAAGACAGTGTTTCCGGAAACCCCAGACTAAACGCTGCCGATGCAGCCCAGCGCGCTCGAGATGCAGAAACTGCACTCGCGCGCAGCGCAGCCTTGCCCGATGTGACCGTTTCAGCAGGATTTCGGCGCTTCGAAGAAACCGGCGATGAAGCATTTGTCGCTGGGGTAAGTGTGCCGTTACCGCTCTTTGATCGCGGCAAAGATCAGGCCCGCGCCAGCTCATTTCGTGCGGATGCGGCATCGCTCAATCGGCGCGTCGTCGAGCAGCGACTCTTGTCCGAGCAGCGAAGCGCTGTCGCCGCTCGGCGCGCTGCCCAGGCTCGCCTCGATATACTTGTCAGAGACGTTCTTCCTGAAGCAGAAAGCGCTTATGCGTCGGCTGAGCGTGGTTACGAGGTCGGAAGGTTTGACCTTACCACAACCCTCAACGCTCGCGCGGTTCTCCTTGAGACGCAGCTCGCCGTCATCGAAGCAGAACGCGCGGTTCTTTCTGAAGATATTCGCCTTCGCGCCCTAATTGGCGCTGCCCCTTTTGATGGAGGTCTCCAATGA